The nucleotide sequence CACTTCGATGTTGGGCGCGGCGCCGATCGGAATCCGATTCTTCCGGCACGCCTCGTACACGTGCTCGAACACCGCGCGCATGTCTTCGTAGCGGGGCGAAGGGTGGCGTTCCATTTCCGCTCCGATCACGGGACGGAAGATGCAGACCGTGGGAAAGGCGCCGATGCCGGTGATGTAGTCGATCGCCCGCATCGTGTCGACGACCGGCTCGACGCCGGCGATGATCTCCCCCGAGACCGCGCCCTTGCCGAGCAGGTTGGCGCAGTGCTCCATCGCCTCGAAGAACGCCTTCTGTCCGAACCAGCGCTCCTTTCCGGGCAGGTAGCGCGCGAACGCCTCCGGCGAGTGGAACTCGTAGCAGAAGGAGAAGTGATCGACGCCCATCTCCACGAGCCGGTCGTACTGGCGGAGATCCTTCGAGGGCATGAGCTGCACGCCCACCAGCACGCCAACCTCTTCCTTGAGCGCGCGCACGTACGGCTCGGCCAGCGCGAGGTCGCGCCCCGCCTGGTGCCCGCTGTTCAGGTGCACGAACGTGACGCCCGACTCCTCCTTCGCCGCGCGGGCGACCTCGATCACGTCGGCCACGTCCTTCTGCGCCACCTCGTTCACGCCCACGTTGGAGCCGGTGGTGCAGAAGCGGCAGTTCTGCGGCGGATCGGAATACCAGAAGAGGCACGAGTTGGCGATGTAGATGCCGAGATAGGTGCCCTGCAGCACGCCCACCTTGGACATCTCGGTGCCGCGCGCCGTGCGCCGCCCGTACCACGCCGGCTCTTCGGGAATGCGGATGGGATAGACGTAGCCGGTGCGCGTGTCGTGGGCGTGGTAGCCGCCGGCATCGCGTCCGATCACGTAGGGCGAGGAGGCGGCGAAGTCCTCCTCGACCGGGACGTTCATCCAGATGTCCTTGAGCCTTCCGGGGATCACGATCTCCAGCCCCGACCCCAGCCCCGCGCGCGTCCTGGCGACGCGGCGGGCATCCTCCTCCAGCGTGCAGGAGGGGTCCAGCCGCGCGCCGTTGCAGAAGAGGTCGATTTCCAGCTCGCAGGGATTGTGGCGGGGCAGGGACATGGGCAGCGCTCTCGCGGTGATGAAACGCGCCGGGAGGTGGTCCCGGCGCGTCCGGCTAACCCATGAAATCTAGCAAGCTTACGAGGAAAGTTCTATGGTACCTAGGTACCAGCGGACCTGCGCCTCAGCCGGTGCGTGAACGCCGGGGAAGGGACCCCATCTTGAGCTCCCTCCGGAGAAAGGCCTTCGTCCGGAGCCAGGCGTCCTTCGCCGCGGCCTCGCGATAGCCGCCCCACGGGTTGTGCTCGTTGGCGAAGGCGTGGGGCGCGCCGGGATAGATCTTGAAGTCCACGCGCTTGCCGGCCCTCTTCAGCGCCTTCTCGAACGCCCGGACCTGGTCGGGCGCGGGGCCCTTGTCCTCGCCGCCGAAGTTGCCGAGGACCGCCGCCTGGAGCCCGTGGATCGCCGCGGGGTCGGAGAGCGGGGTGCCGTAGTACATGACGCAGGCGCGGATGCCGGGATCCGCGGCCGCGAGCCGGATCGAGTAGCGCCCGCCCATGCACCAGCCGATCACGCCGATCGCGTTCGCGCGGACATCCGATCGTCCGCGCAGGAAGTCGGTCGCGGCGCGCAGGGTGTTCATCGCTTCGTTCTCGTCCAGCCCGCTCATGAGCTGATGCGCGGTCTCGTCGTCCTTTGCGACCTGGCCGTGATAGAGATCCACGGCCAGGGCGACGTAGCCCTCCTGGGCGAGGCGGTCGGACTGCTGCTTCACCCAGTCGTTGAGCCCCCACCACTCGTGGATGACGACGATCGCGGGATGCGTTCCCTCGCCCGAGGGGAGGGCGAGGTAGCCCTTCACCTTGGTCGATCCCTGCGTCAACGTGATCATGCCCGCGCGAGACATGGCCGGAGCCATGGAAAGGAGCGCCAGCGCGGCGATGGCGATCAGTCGCTTCATGGGGATGCGCCTCCGGGTTTGCGTTCGGTGGGTTCCGCTTCGACGTGGGATGAGGATAGCGGGTCCAAGGCGGTCGCGCGACCGGCCGCGCCGTTGGATCGGGCCTCGTCGCCCCCGGCCGGCGGCTCGCTCTCGTCCCGCGCCGGCGCGAAGCCGTCCGCGGCCGGCGCGGGCAGGACCGGCAGCCGGATCGTGAAACGGCTTCCGCGTCCGGCTCCCTGGCTCTCGGCCGCCAGGGTGCCTCCGTGCAGCTCGACGAGACGGCGGGCCAGCGAGAGCCCGACGCCGAGCCCCGAGTAGGGCCGCTCGTGCGTCCGGTCGAGCTGGGCGAACATCTCGAAGATCTCGGGGAGCTTCTCGCGCGGGATCCCGACGCCGTTGTCGGAAATGGCCAGGACCAGCGCGCCCTCCTCCTCGCGCGCCTCCAGCGAGACGGTCCCCCCCTGCGGCGTGAACTTCGCCGCGTTGTCGAGCAGATTGAGGATCGCCTGCGAGAGCCGCGCCAGGTCCGCGTCCAGGACGACCGGATGACCGGGCAGGGAGACGATGAAGCGCTGGCCCCGCCCTTCGATGAGCGGCTGCGCGACGTCGAGCGCGTTCTGGATCACGCGCTCCAGCGCGACCGGCTCGCGGCGGAGCGTCAGGCTCCCGCGCGTGATGCGCGAGACGTCGAGGAGATCGTCCACCAGCCGCACGAGCTGCCGGAGCTGACGCTCCATGATGTCGCGGGCGGTGCCCGAGACCTCGGGGTCGTCGGGGCGGCGGCGGAGGAGCTCCAGCGCGTTCCGGATCGGCGCGAGCGGGTTGCGCAGCTCGTGGGCGAGCGTGGCGAGGAACTCGTCCTTCCGCTGATCCGCCGCGCGGAGCGCCTGCTCCGCCTCGTGCCGCACGGTCATCTCGTGCTGGAGCGATCGGTTCGATTCCTCGAGCGCCCGCGTCCTCTGGCCCACCTCTTCCAGCATGCCGTTGAACGTGTCGACCAGATCCCCGATCTCGTCCCGCGTGGTCTTCTTCACGCGCAGGGAGTAGTCGCGCTTGGACTGGACCTGGTGCGAGACGTCGGTCATGGCGAGGAGCGGCCCCGTGAACGTGGCCTGCAGTCGGTAGGAGAGAACGCCGGCCACGAGGAGGCTCAGGGCGAGCACCATCCCGATGATCGCGAGGTAGCTCCAGACGCGCCGCGAGAGCTCGTATTTCGCCTCGATGTAGACGGTGCCGACACGGCCCGTGGGATCGGAGACCGGCTGCACCATCCAGACGCGGGCGTTCTGGATGCGATATCCGTCGGCTGGCGCTCCCGAGGGGAACGGGGCGAAGTCCTCGTCCGGGCGGACGTAGCGCGCGACAAGGCCCCCCTGCCGCGCGTAGAGCGCGGCCGCCACGATGCGGGGGCGGACGGCGAGAAGCTCCAGATTCTTGGCCGCGGCCGCGGAGTCGTCGAACGCGAGCGCGGGGGCGCTGGCGCGCCCGACCAGGTTCGCCTGCGTGGTCAAGTCGGAGAGCCACGCGTTCCGGTAGTACGAGATGTCGTACAGCACGAGCGAGATCGCGGTGACCAGGAGCGCCACGAAGGTGGTGGCGATCATGAGGAACATGACGCGAAGGCGGATGGAGCGGTCGATGGTAGGGAGGGTCACTGGGAGGCCGGGAGGACGGTCTTGGCGACGGCCAGAAGGCCCGAGCTCAGCTTGAGGCCGCACCCCAGCGCCGGCCCGAGCGCGACCTCGAAGCGGATGCGCCCCTCGCTCGCGACGAAGTTGATCATGCTGCCGTGCTCGAGGGCGCCCGGCGCGTCGGTCACGAGCAGGACGGGCGCTCCGCGCAGGGAGTCGGCCCACTCCTTCACGCGGTCCGACTCGGTCCCCGTGACGAAGAGAATGTGGACGCCCCGAGGGGAGTCGTCCCGGTCGAGGCGCAGGACCCGGATCGGATGGCCCGCCGTGGTTCGGTCGGTCGTCATCTGCGCGAGCTCGGTCGCGAGGCGGTCGTCGCCCGCGACGCCGATCACGATCGGGCTCTCGGGACGGGCGAAGGAGGCGGCCGGCCAGTCGACGTACCCCGAGAACTTGTAGAGGAAGGCGGCCTTGATGCGGCGCTCGAGCTGGACCGCGGCCGGCTCGGCGGCGGGCGCGGGCGCCGGCCAGAAGGCGCCCAGGACGAGCCATGCCGAAGCGAT is from Candidatus Binatia bacterium and encodes:
- a CDS encoding radical SAM protein codes for the protein MSLPRHNPCELEIDLFCNGARLDPSCTLEEDARRVARTRAGLGSGLEIVIPGRLKDIWMNVPVEEDFAASSPYVIGRDAGGYHAHDTRTGYVYPIRIPEEPAWYGRRTARGTEMSKVGVLQGTYLGIYIANSCLFWYSDPPQNCRFCTTGSNVGVNEVAQKDVADVIEVARAAKEESGVTFVHLNSGHQAGRDLALAEPYVRALKEEVGVLVGVQLMPSKDLRQYDRLVEMGVDHFSFCYEFHSPEAFARYLPGKERWFGQKAFFEAMEHCANLLGKGAVSGEIIAGVEPVVDTMRAIDYITGIGAFPTVCIFRPVIGAEMERHPSPRYEDMRAVFEHVYEACRKNRIPIGAAPNIEVSLVVQPDDTRYLARPGMAAWTYESFLAAARVGAMPLFARKSRKGPRGAAAAAPQAAPLPQQAVDVSTGAGGNGAAHDSDPAQAAAAPLTAVATPSPEPIATVFARLRHAAAETSRPFRLEERGGVLDVAPPNRERCRMKVFRPREGKDRLCAFFYKESNLGWSRDRYSYGAVEFLPAQVTETDMRTWLDWLDGGFDPDRRPPRLKKAFLYSIPD
- a CDS encoding dienelactone hydrolase family protein, coding for MKRLIAIAALALLSMAPAMSRAGMITLTQGSTKVKGYLALPSGEGTHPAIVVIHEWWGLNDWVKQQSDRLAQEGYVALAVDLYHGQVAKDDETAHQLMSGLDENEAMNTLRAATDFLRGRSDVRANAIGVIGWCMGGRYSIRLAAADPGIRACVMYYGTPLSDPAAIHGLQAAVLGNFGGEDKGPAPDQVRAFEKALKRAGKRVDFKIYPGAPHAFANEHNPWGGYREAAAKDAWLRTKAFLRRELKMGSLPRRSRTG
- a CDS encoding ATP-binding protein, whose translation is MTLPTIDRSIRLRVMFLMIATTFVALLVTAISLVLYDISYYRNAWLSDLTTQANLVGRASAPALAFDDSAAAAKNLELLAVRPRIVAAALYARQGGLVARYVRPDEDFAPFPSGAPADGYRIQNARVWMVQPVSDPTGRVGTVYIEAKYELSRRVWSYLAIIGMVLALSLLVAGVLSYRLQATFTGPLLAMTDVSHQVQSKRDYSLRVKKTTRDEIGDLVDTFNGMLEEVGQRTRALEESNRSLQHEMTVRHEAEQALRAADQRKDEFLATLAHELRNPLAPIRNALELLRRRPDDPEVSGTARDIMERQLRQLVRLVDDLLDVSRITRGSLTLRREPVALERVIQNALDVAQPLIEGRGQRFIVSLPGHPVVLDADLARLSQAILNLLDNAAKFTPQGGTVSLEAREEEGALVLAISDNGVGIPREKLPEIFEMFAQLDRTHERPYSGLGVGLSLARRLVELHGGTLAAESQGAGRGSRFTIRLPVLPAPAADGFAPARDESEPPAGGDEARSNGAAGRATALDPLSSSHVEAEPTERKPGGASP
- a CDS encoding YfiR family protein gives rise to the protein MTRFLARARRPLPAAIASAWLVLGAFWPAPAPAAEPAAVQLERRIKAAFLYKFSGYVDWPAASFARPESPIVIGVAGDDRLATELAQMTTDRTTAGHPIRVLRLDRDDSPRGVHILFVTGTESDRVKEWADSLRGAPVLLVTDAPGALEHGSMINFVASEGRIRFEVALGPALGCGLKLSSGLLAVAKTVLPASQ